In a single window of the Bacillus mycoides genome:
- the clpP gene encoding ATP-dependent Clp endopeptidase proteolytic subunit ClpP, with protein sequence MSVIPYVIEQTKLGERSYDIYSRLLKDRIIMIGSEINDQVASSVVAQLLFLEAEDAEKDIFLYINSPGGSTTAGFAILDTMNLIKPDVQTLCMGFAASFGALLLLAGAKGKRFALPNSEIMIHQPLGGVKGQATEIEITAKRILKLKHDINKIISNRTGQPVEKVAHDTERDYFMTAVEAKEYGIVDAVIEKK encoded by the coding sequence ATGAGTGTAATTCCTTACGTAATAGAACAAACGAAATTAGGAGAACGCTCCTATGATATATATTCAAGATTATTAAAAGACCGAATTATTATGATTGGTTCAGAAATTAACGATCAAGTTGCAAGCAGTGTAGTAGCACAATTATTGTTTTTAGAAGCGGAAGATGCAGAAAAAGATATATTCCTGTATATCAATAGTCCGGGTGGTTCAACGACAGCGGGATTTGCAATATTAGATACGATGAACCTTATTAAACCAGATGTGCAAACACTTTGTATGGGCTTTGCGGCATCATTTGGTGCGCTTTTACTATTAGCTGGCGCAAAAGGAAAAAGATTTGCGCTCCCTAACAGTGAAATCATGATTCATCAACCGCTCGGCGGTGTAAAAGGGCAAGCAACGGAGATTGAAATTACAGCAAAAAGAATATTAAAGTTAAAACATGATATTAACAAAATTATATCTAATCGAACAGGGCAACCAGTAGAAAAGGTAGCTCATGATACAGAAAGAGATTATTTTATGACGGCAGTAGAAGCGAAGGAATATGGAATTGTTGATGCAGTTATTGAGAAAAAATAA
- a CDS encoding GrpB family protein — MLGLPYGKVFLVPWSEEWEFEFSKEKQLIEEHIGKYILAIHHIGSTSIPHLSAKPIIDIAMELRDSKSGLKCITNLEQLNYKYRKDVLPERYYFNKGEPRTHQIHMYEQGNPYLIEQLKFRDYLIDNKTSRMQYEQLKIQLSTANPNDKHKYAEDKTNFIKSILAKIND, encoded by the coding sequence ATGCTAGGTTTACCCTATGGTAAAGTGTTTTTAGTTCCGTGGTCCGAAGAGTGGGAATTTGAGTTTTCAAAAGAAAAACAATTAATTGAGGAACACATTGGAAAATATATTTTAGCGATACACCATATTGGAAGTACTTCCATCCCGCATTTAAGCGCAAAACCTATTATTGATATTGCGATGGAATTAAGAGATTCCAAAAGTGGTCTAAAATGTATTACGAACCTAGAACAATTAAATTATAAATATAGAAAAGATGTATTACCCGAAAGGTATTATTTCAATAAAGGTGAGCCAAGAACTCATCAAATTCATATGTATGAACAAGGGAATCCATATTTAATAGAACAATTAAAATTCAGAGATTACTTAATAGACAATAAAACTTCTCGTATGCAGTATGAACAGTTAAAGATTCAACTTTCAACAGCTAACCCTAATGATAAGCATAAATATGCAGAGGATAAAACAAATTTCATTAAATCCATATTGGCTAAAATAAATGATTAA
- a CDS encoding ABC transporter permease, producing the protein MNNIPRIPLGEWVDSFVASLYEHFEGLFRGFSYIIGGFVDLLTNFLTIIPAIVMIIILCFLIWYTTRKLSLVIFTLIGLLFILNINYWAQTMQTLALVLTSVIISIIIGIPIGILASQNERFSKFLKPTLDFMQTMPAFVYLIPAITFFGVGVVPGIIASVIFAMPPTIRFTDLGIRQVPEDLIEAANAFGSTASQKLFKVQLPLATGTIMAGVNQSIMLSLSMVVTASLVGAPGLGVDVYRSVTQVNIGMGFEAGLAIVVIAIILDRITQGFYTKRK; encoded by the coding sequence ATGAATAATATTCCGCGCATTCCATTAGGCGAATGGGTTGATTCATTTGTTGCAAGTTTATATGAGCACTTTGAAGGCTTGTTCCGAGGATTCTCCTATATTATCGGTGGATTCGTTGATTTACTCACTAATTTTTTAACAATAATACCAGCCATAGTGATGATTATCATCTTATGTTTCCTCATTTGGTACACAACGAGGAAATTATCTTTAGTCATTTTTACGCTCATCGGATTATTATTTATTTTAAATATTAACTACTGGGCACAAACGATGCAAACATTAGCGCTCGTACTTACGTCAGTTATTATTTCAATTATTATCGGAATTCCCATTGGCATTTTAGCATCTCAAAATGAACGTTTCTCAAAATTTTTAAAGCCGACATTAGATTTTATGCAAACAATGCCGGCATTCGTCTATCTCATTCCCGCGATAACATTTTTTGGAGTAGGCGTCGTACCAGGCATTATTGCTTCCGTTATTTTTGCTATGCCACCGACAATCAGATTTACAGACTTAGGAATTAGACAAGTTCCAGAAGATTTAATTGAAGCTGCGAATGCATTTGGCTCTACCGCATCACAAAAATTATTTAAAGTACAATTACCGCTCGCAACCGGAACGATCATGGCTGGCGTGAATCAAAGTATTATGCTTTCGTTATCAATGGTTGTAACAGCTTCACTTGTAGGAGCGCCAGGACTTGGCGTCGATGTGTATCGCTCTGTAACACAAGTAAATATCGGAATGGGATTTGAAGCTGGACTAGCTATCGTCGTGATTGCGATTATATTAGATCGAATTACGCAAGGGTTTTATACAAAAAGAAAATAA
- a CDS encoding DUF4181 domain-containing protein, with protein MVFERIARRQLNIPKQKGWNNQYVNDTHKWGNRIIISSYIVVIAISTFLPNRIYMGYVPLLFFITLYGFQSYMEWKYDKESREFLISLLGVVALIITGFILK; from the coding sequence TTGGTTTTTGAAAGAATAGCGAGAAGACAGTTAAATATACCGAAACAAAAAGGATGGAATAACCAATATGTGAATGATACACATAAGTGGGGAAATAGAATTATCATTTCCTCTTATATAGTTGTTATTGCTATAAGCACTTTTCTTCCAAATCGTATATATATGGGCTATGTACCTCTTTTATTTTTTATTACGTTATATGGATTTCAATCATATATGGAGTGGAAATATGATAAGGAATCGCGGGAGTTTTTGATTTCATTATTAGGAGTTGTAGCATTAATAATAACAGGGTTCATACTAAAATGA
- a CDS encoding quaternary amine ABC transporter ATP-binding protein: protein MDNTKVRVENVTKVFGKHPQRALTLLKEGKSKSEILKETGMNVGVKKATFEVYTGEIFVIMGLSGSGKSTLVRMLNQLIKPTAGHIYIDGEDIATMGKEELRRVRRTKMSMVFQKFALFPHRTVIQNVAYGLEIQGVPVEERENKALESLQLVGLDHHKDNYPSQLSGGMQQRVGIARALTNNPDVLLMDESFSALDPLIRKEMQDELLELQDKMEKTIIFITHDLDEALRIGDRIALMKDGEIVQIGTPEEIMMSPANEFVEKFVADVNLGKVITAESILKRPETLLIDRGPRVALQIMRNAGVSTVYVVNKKYEFLGILTADDASKAVQKQWPIADLLLNDIPHVYLDTLLEETYAKMAEMKYPLPVIDEKKRLRGIIKRESVIQALAGNIEEEVKDDE, encoded by the coding sequence ATGGATAATACAAAGGTACGTGTTGAAAATGTAACAAAAGTTTTTGGGAAACATCCGCAACGAGCGCTTACCTTATTAAAAGAAGGAAAAAGCAAATCGGAAATTTTAAAGGAGACAGGAATGAACGTTGGTGTGAAAAAGGCAACGTTTGAAGTATACACTGGAGAAATTTTCGTTATTATGGGTTTGTCTGGTAGTGGGAAATCTACATTGGTTCGAATGCTAAATCAATTAATTAAACCGACAGCGGGGCATATATACATAGATGGTGAAGATATCGCGACGATGGGAAAAGAAGAGTTGCGAAGAGTAAGAAGAACGAAGATGAGCATGGTGTTTCAAAAGTTCGCTTTATTTCCGCACCGTACAGTGATACAAAACGTTGCGTACGGGTTAGAAATTCAAGGAGTTCCAGTAGAGGAAAGAGAAAATAAGGCGTTAGAATCGCTACAGTTAGTAGGGCTAGATCATCATAAAGATAATTACCCAAGCCAACTTAGTGGTGGTATGCAGCAGCGTGTTGGAATCGCAAGGGCACTAACGAATAATCCAGATGTATTACTAATGGACGAGTCATTTAGTGCATTAGATCCACTAATTCGAAAAGAAATGCAAGATGAATTGTTAGAGTTACAAGATAAAATGGAAAAAACAATTATATTTATTACACATGATTTAGATGAAGCTCTTCGAATTGGTGATCGTATCGCATTAATGAAAGATGGAGAAATTGTCCAAATTGGAACACCGGAAGAAATTATGATGAGTCCTGCCAATGAATTTGTAGAGAAATTCGTGGCGGACGTGAATTTAGGAAAAGTAATTACGGCGGAATCTATATTGAAACGACCGGAGACTTTATTAATTGATCGTGGACCACGTGTAGCACTTCAAATTATGAGGAATGCAGGTGTTTCTACGGTATATGTTGTAAACAAAAAGTATGAATTTCTAGGTATATTAACTGCGGATGATGCAAGTAAAGCGGTACAAAAACAATGGCCAATTGCTGATTTATTACTTAACGATATCCCGCACGTGTATTTAGATACATTACTGGAAGAAACGTATGCAAAAATGGCGGAGATGAAATATCCATTACCGGTAATTGATGAAAAGAAAAGGTTAAGAGGAATTATTAAACGTGAAAGTGTCATTCAAGCTCTTGCAGGAAACATCGAGGAAGAGGTGAAAGACGATGAATAA
- a CDS encoding RNA polymerase subunit sigma-70: MCTKVTQVLKDHIDMNHSNINFLITHYAEVKRYCTFLTKNKWDGEDLAQEAICKVLQKYSEKEICITLLYKIARNQWLDQMKSKSVQEKLEQQNTFEEPHGKIADLHEMVGKVLSSLNVQQSVILLLKDVFQYSIADIAKICSVSEGAVKASLFRSRNRLKTVNEEGIEIVEYTDDVEIVVTSIQEERPELLTKLLPTIDFTKLPSIQPVLFFSMKQSSSYSCMLNAA, encoded by the coding sequence TTGTGCACAAAAGTAACTCAGGTTTTAAAGGATCATATCGATATGAATCATTCAAATATAAATTTTTTAATTACACATTATGCAGAGGTAAAAAGATACTGTACGTTTTTGACGAAAAACAAATGGGATGGGGAAGACCTTGCCCAAGAAGCAATTTGCAAAGTTCTTCAAAAGTATAGTGAGAAGGAAATTTGTATAACGCTTCTGTATAAAATTGCTCGAAATCAATGGTTAGATCAAATGAAATCAAAATCCGTTCAAGAAAAGTTAGAACAGCAAAATACATTTGAAGAACCACATGGAAAAATTGCAGATTTGCATGAAATGGTAGGGAAAGTATTGTCTTCGTTAAATGTGCAACAATCCGTAATTTTATTATTGAAGGATGTTTTTCAATATAGTATCGCGGATATTGCAAAAATATGCTCTGTATCAGAAGGGGCAGTGAAAGCATCTTTATTTAGGAGTAGAAATAGGCTGAAAACTGTAAATGAAGAAGGCATTGAAATAGTGGAGTACACGGATGATGTTGAAATCGTTGTAACTTCTATTCAAGAAGAAAGACCTGAATTGTTGACGAAACTTCTCCCAACAATAGATTTCACTAAGTTACCATCAATACAACCAGTGTTATTCTTCAGTATGAAACAATCTTCTTCTTACAGTTGTATGCTTAATGCGGCATAA
- a CDS encoding 2Fe-2S iron-sulfur cluster-binding protein produces MPKLTVEGTGTFDIKEGTKLVLALEDNGVHILHRCGGKARCTTCRVEVIAGDFCEATNDEKQAITEKGIEDHLRLSCQMRVHKDITVRPILTVENSGLDAGPRPAE; encoded by the coding sequence TTGCCAAAATTAACAGTTGAAGGTACCGGAACTTTCGATATTAAAGAAGGAACGAAATTAGTATTAGCACTTGAAGATAACGGTGTACACATTCTTCATCGTTGCGGTGGCAAAGCAAGATGTACAACTTGTAGAGTTGAAGTCATTGCAGGTGATTTTTGTGAGGCGACAAATGATGAAAAACAAGCTATTACGGAAAAAGGAATTGAAGACCACTTACGATTATCGTGCCAAATGCGTGTACATAAAGATATTACCGTTCGCCCTATACTTACAGTTGAAAATTCCGGTTTAGATGCTGGACCACGCCCAGCGGAGTAA
- a CDS encoding glycine betaine ABC transporter substrate-binding protein — protein sequence MRKKIWIISLLLFISMIFTSCNATNANSKGKIKLGVTSWKENIATANMWKVLLEEKGYKVELMYLEKAAIWTGVARGDVDANLEVWLPVTDKPLNARYKDDFVLKSKWYEGTGLGLVVPSYVKNVNSIEDLNAHKDELDNKIVGIEPGSSLMNLTNKAMKEYDIKLKLVQSSEAAMMSELKKAYTKKKPIAVTLWNPHWGFSEFDLKYLKDPKKVYGEKDDIYYSVRKGFEKDHPDIVKYFDQWKMNDEQLGTLMVMLNKTKDPEEAARKWIKKNQALVDEWIKE from the coding sequence ATGCGAAAAAAAATATGGATTATAAGTCTGTTACTATTTATTAGTATGATTTTCACTTCTTGTAATGCAACAAATGCAAATTCGAAAGGAAAAATTAAACTTGGTGTAACAAGTTGGAAAGAAAATATCGCAACCGCAAATATGTGGAAAGTTTTATTAGAAGAAAAAGGCTATAAAGTTGAACTCATGTATTTAGAAAAAGCTGCGATATGGACTGGCGTCGCACGTGGTGATGTTGATGCGAATCTAGAAGTATGGCTTCCTGTTACGGATAAACCATTAAATGCCCGTTACAAAGATGACTTCGTCTTAAAATCAAAATGGTATGAAGGTACTGGGCTTGGTTTAGTCGTCCCTTCTTATGTGAAAAACGTTAACAGTATTGAAGATTTAAATGCACATAAAGATGAGCTAGATAATAAAATTGTTGGGATTGAACCTGGTAGTAGCCTAATGAATTTAACGAATAAAGCAATGAAGGAATATGATATAAAACTAAAACTTGTCCAATCTTCAGAAGCTGCGATGATGAGCGAACTAAAGAAGGCATATACGAAAAAGAAACCAATCGCTGTTACGCTTTGGAATCCTCATTGGGGCTTTTCAGAATTTGACTTAAAATATTTAAAAGACCCTAAGAAAGTATATGGTGAAAAAGATGACATTTATTACTCCGTTCGTAAAGGTTTCGAAAAAGATCATCCGGATATTGTGAAATACTTTGATCAATGGAAAATGAACGATGAACAACTTGGTACGTTAATGGTCATGTTAAATAAAACGAAAGATCCAGAAGAAGCTGCTCGAAAATGGATAAAAAAGAATCAAGCTTTAGTTGATGAATGGATAAAAGAATAA
- a CDS encoding PP2C family serine/threonine-protein phosphatase: MHTTNNTQYSWVGSREMCLDEVSVKQYGDIVLGRYGGNISAGAKKNEDGALVLSNGDWEFAVILDGHNSAESVELVVNTIQKEYENIEVIMKESIETVFRSVENYILTIFQSRSFKEKCERVKGETACLICVRKENYIWWLSIGDCLVYVFHDELHKLGQYTLNQRHFYEWIGNVNTFDLPVPCYSSGIRELRTGKNRIVMVTDGVLECGERRYETPLNLYNDMNGNNVELKEHVHNVLEHVHHQLGRDSATIISWDLENKTNATYPSDQPEKIKVKK, encoded by the coding sequence ATGCATACAACAAATAATACACAATATTCATGGGTTGGAAGTAGGGAAATGTGTTTAGACGAAGTTTCAGTAAAGCAATATGGTGATATCGTACTTGGTAGATACGGCGGGAATATAAGTGCCGGAGCAAAAAAGAATGAAGACGGTGCATTAGTTTTGTCGAATGGTGATTGGGAATTCGCCGTTATATTAGACGGGCATAATAGTGCAGAAAGTGTTGAATTAGTAGTAAATACAATCCAAAAAGAATATGAAAATATAGAAGTGATTATGAAAGAATCAATTGAAACCGTATTTCGATCTGTTGAAAATTATATACTTACGATATTTCAATCCCGCTCATTTAAAGAAAAGTGCGAAAGGGTAAAAGGTGAAACGGCTTGCTTAATATGCGTAAGAAAAGAAAATTACATATGGTGGCTTTCCATAGGTGATTGCTTAGTTTATGTATTTCATGATGAATTACATAAATTAGGACAATATACATTGAATCAACGCCACTTTTACGAATGGATTGGAAATGTAAACACATTTGATTTACCCGTTCCTTGCTATTCATCAGGAATTCGTGAATTACGTACTGGAAAGAATCGAATTGTAATGGTGACAGATGGGGTATTAGAATGCGGGGAACGCCGTTATGAAACTCCATTAAATCTTTATAATGATATGAACGGAAATAATGTAGAGCTTAAAGAACATGTTCACAATGTTTTAGAACACGTTCATCATCAATTAGGACGAGATAGTGCGACCATTATTAGTTGGGACCTAGAAAACAAAACAAATGCTACGTATCCGAGTGATCAGCCGGAGAAAATTAAAGTAAAAAAATAA
- a CDS encoding HIT family protein encodes MVMNMPINNQAEQNCFICEKHKGNITVPGGAIYEDELVYVGHVHWDAEETYLGYVMIDIKRHVPGLAELTENEAKAFGLITSRISKALKESEGAEHIYTFVSGNGVPHMHMHIIPRYPNTPKEFWSPTEVANWTGAPHGDSEKIKKLCERIRKYMVNEYAYNK; translated from the coding sequence ATGGTGATGAATATGCCAATAAACAATCAAGCAGAACAAAACTGCTTCATTTGTGAAAAACATAAAGGGAATATTACAGTTCCGGGTGGAGCTATTTACGAAGATGAACTCGTTTACGTTGGACATGTCCATTGGGATGCAGAAGAAACATATCTTGGTTATGTAATGATAGATATAAAAAGACATGTACCTGGTCTCGCTGAATTAACTGAAAATGAGGCGAAAGCATTCGGACTTATAACAAGTAGAATAAGTAAAGCGTTAAAAGAAAGCGAAGGTGCAGAACATATTTACACTTTCGTTTCAGGAAATGGTGTACCGCATATGCATATGCACATTATACCGCGTTATCCAAATACACCAAAAGAGTTTTGGTCACCGACTGAAGTAGCAAATTGGACTGGTGCACCACATGGAGATTCAGAGAAAATTAAAAAACTATGCGAAAGAATACGAAAGTATATGGTAAATGAGTATGCATACAACAAATAA